Part of the Montipora foliosa isolate CH-2021 chromosome 13, ASM3666993v2, whole genome shotgun sequence genome is shown below.
TAATGTGTTAAATAGTTTAAAAAACCTATCATCATTTCTTTTTATGAATTCATAGATCACTTGGATCTTGAAATGTGACATACACAGCGTGCAAAGAAATGCTTGCCCACTAGCCCAGGGCTAGTGGATTTTCTTGTTGGGCTAGTGGATTTTATCCATCACTTGCCTGTAGTGATGGGACTCTGCTCAGATTTTGTTATTGGACATCTGAAAGAATCAGATTGACCCAACCAATTGATCATCGATTATAATTGGACCCCGGGAACCAACGTGATCTTTGCAAGCTGTTTAGATCTGTTTTGATTTCATCTACTCTTGTTACCTTTCTGATCGCAGCAAATAGATCTAAAAGTGTATTTTACAGCCAGCTACTAATTTAGAATAATTTCTAAGAGAACCAACAAGGTAAATTTTTTCTGTATGAAATACATCCTGTCAAATGTGAACGAAATACATAATGCAAAATCTAGCATGGTGTGAGCGTGTTTTGCCAAGGTTTGGAAAACATTAATTGCATTTGTCCACGATAATCGATTGTTGCGTCACTTGAAGATTTTCGATCAATGATTGGTACACCACTACTTGCCTGGCAAGTGAAAGTTTTTGGGGTAAATGTAACTTGATGAAATCAATAATGCTCATAAGGATATTTTTaaagttgtgtgcttagttagctggcctttaaatgaaagtgagattgGAGTTGACTTTGTTATGAAACAGACCCCCCTTAGCTTTCTGGGCAattccagcctcactttcatttatagGCCAGGTagctaagcacacaactgtaaaatggtctattgttgcCCACTGAAGTGCTTaacataaattattaataattgtaCTGTTGTCATTTTAGACTCAAGAGCGAGAGGCCAAAGAAGAGATGAAGAAAAAGGCCAAAGAGCTGACAGCAGCCAAAACTGCGTTAGCCAAAAACAAGGGAGGCAGAAGTGGACTTGGTGGTGCCTTTGGTGGTTTTGGTGGTGGTGGTCAAGGAAGCAATGTCCCAGTGGTTAACGACATTCCTGTTATGGATCCAACACCTCCAAAACCAACGCAACCCACAAGGTAAGATGAAAACAATTAACATACATATTCTCCATACTTTTTTTGTAGGCTGTGCATTGCATTGGTGGGGAgaacttttcaattttttttcatttgctttcTTGTGAAAAATGAATGTGCCAGTAATAATGTTTAATCTCTATGAGACCATTATTTAGTCTCACATGTATGCAAAAATCACATGTATGCAATTCCAACACAATAATATTTCTAGTCCTTTAATCAAGGGAtcagtttttgactgcttaacccGTTGACTCAAAAGCCCAAGGAGTCTCCCAGTTGACacataaaatcgtctggcgttagacagagtaatatCTGTTATGACTCTCACTCCCAGAGGTCAATGCATTAATCAGCATATGAACAGAAATTCACAAACAGTTTTGCACAGTCCTGGCCAAAACTATTGGTGTTCAAGTCACAAATGACACTGTTTACAAATACCTTTTTCTTTCAGACCAAGGGTTTGGTTGTGAATTCTAAATACAGTCGAAGTTGCATAAGTAAAAAATGATTGAAGGACTTGACTGTTAGTCATACATGGCAACCTGTGCTCTACATTTGCTGGCTTTTTTCAAGTATTAAAAGTGTATATTTGTTTGATGTATATCTATTTGTTGCCAGAACGAGTGGCAGTGGAAAGGCAATGAAGCTGGGAAGCAAAGCAAAGGATGTTGATAGTTTTGTGGACAAGTTAAGATCAGAGGGGGCAGGTGAGGAGATTATGTTATGCACAATAAAGACTTTGACTAGGGAAGGAACACTACAATATGGTGATTTTTGTGGTGTAAAGACTTTTAGCACTCACAGAgttttttcttgctttgtcTCAATTTTATGTACAGTGTATATTGGTTATTGACCAAGGTTGAGGTCAaggtggctggatattggccaagttccttttttgcatttttatggtcgaggtccataaacacgcagaaaaagaaagaggtcaagatccagccatcttgaccgaacaagcttggtcaataaaggatttattacatGGGATAAAACACCCAAAAATGATCTTTGGTCTTGCGGGAACAAGTGAGAAATCCCAAGctggcaagatagctccattgTGCCCACTCTGGTAGCCAATCAGTgcaggatttggttcatcttgcccactGACaaagctagtcatataataagggCACATAATTATTGCAGGATAAAGTTCCAAGTGCAAAAATGTATGacatgatgatgttgatgatgatgttgacatgatgatgttgaagtttcaagttgattggtgcattagaaacagtaaaatctgttgagtcaggagtaaaatctgttaagtcagAAGTCAGTTAAGCAACGTGGTGGTATCTTGATGAATTTAACTTTTGTTGAAATAACATTGATAGAAAAACTTTTTAGTTGCGTACATGTGGCTTTGATAGAAAGGGCCAGGTTAAGGGGTTTCCTGTACCTTACTAGAGGTTGATTCTTGTCCAAAGTGAGAGCGAGACTTATTTTCACAACTGCAGCTAACATTTAAACTGCCATAAAAATGAAATGTTTGGAACAGACCAGACAGCcacttttgtttacaattaGTTGATGTCTGTTTTTAGCTGAACCTCTATATCCTCAACAGCTTTTTATCAAACTCTTGCTTGGTCTTTAATGTTGAAATAGTTTATGAAAAATGTCACAGATTGCTTTCTTTCCTAGAGTTTTCAGTACTGATGCattgtacattttgtttgtgTTCAGAGGTTGTTACTTCCAAGACAAAATTAGGTTCCAGTACAAAAACCACTGCTGCACCTTCTGTTCCGATGGGAAGGTaagcaaatttaatttttccttttttcccttttgtttAAGCAATGAATTTTATGATGGCTTTGTCATCCATAATCCGTTACTGTGGCATGACAAACGGCACATTTTTTGGAGTGTTTAATGTTTTTTCTCTTCTCTCCTTTTCCCTCTCATAGTGACAGGTTCCTGTCCTTGGCCCTGGGTTGGTGGTGCTCATGGCTGGGTTTCCTAATTAGCATTCACCATCTAGCACTAGTAAACAAGCAATTTCAGAAAGAGTTGATACACTCACTGTTAATAAGCGTACAATGcatgtcattcaagtcagcgcatacCCATtgcccccttcccctcccctcccctcccctccccccaagcaaagttcgATCTCTACTTGCCATTcaaactaaagggtatcaacattgaaaaaggggtgAGGGATGGGAGGGTgttcttgatttttcttttgaacTGGAAAATGGGTTTTAAAAAGAATTGATCTTTTTATTCATTGTCTTgacctttttgcaactgcttgtagtTGGTGGCTGCCAAAAGTAGAAGGTCCTAGATATCTTAATTATGCACCCTACCACAACTTGGTAATGCAGTGGTGTTATTGAAATCTTTCTTTGCTACATGTACTTTATATACACATTACTTTTTTCTCAGTGTTCATGTTAAGGTTGATGAAAAGATCACACTGACAGGTGGAAGAGATGGCGGACTACAGAACATGGAAATCCGGGGACTAGTTCTTCTAAGGATATCAGATCCACAGTTTGGAAAAATTTGTGTTAAATTGGAAAACAATGATGACAAGGGCTTTCAAATGCAGGTGACTATAGAGACAATCTCTTTATTCAGTTGGAATTCAGAGTTATTGATATTTTGTTCTGTTCACTTGATTGATTCTTgtgtttcttgttgttgtttttttgtccagACACATCCTAACATTGATAAGAAGCTGTTTAGTCAAGCTTCAGTAATAGGGCACAAGCAACCAGAGAAACCGTTCCCTCTTAATTCTGATATTGGTGTATTGAAGTGGAGATTACAGAGTGCAGATGAAGAACTTATGCCTCTATCAAGTAAGATCACATTAATGCAACTTCAATG
Proteins encoded:
- the LOC137984090 gene encoding coatomer subunit delta-like isoform X2 produces the protein MVLLAAAICTKTGKAIVSRQFVEMTRSRVEGLLAAFPKLMNTGKQHTFVETESVRYVYQPLEKLYMLLITTKASNILEDLETLRLFSRVIPEYCKAMEESEIVENAFSLIFAFDEIVALGYRENVNLAQIRTFTEMDSHEEKVFRAVRQTQEREAKEEMKKKAKELTAAKTALAKNKGGRSGLGGAFGGFGGGGQGSNVPVVNDIPVMDPTPPKPTQPTRTSGSGKAMKLGSKAKDVDSFVDKLRSEGAEVVTSKTKLGSSTKTTAAPSVPMGSVHVKVDEKITLTGGRDGGLQNMEIRGLVLLRISDPQFGKICVKLENNDDKGFQMQTHPNIDKKLFSQASVIGHKQPEKPFPLNSDIGVLKWRLQSADEELMPLSINCWPSENDGQCDVNIEYELLQENLQLNDVVISIPVP